In the Flavisolibacter tropicus genome, one interval contains:
- a CDS encoding M48 family metallopeptidase, whose amino-acid sequence MSCLAVYSCNDVDRYLGKNEPPKEITYSYSCLDSAIGGRAMNKRITKASDILRDLAVPDKEITDSVQTAYGKLFHEDMLQQGGFKLVNDKSINQKLNTVLNNLLAKRQKPSSIKYMIYELDDTTINAFTFGGRIYITKAMLQKCQGKDALLYAIVGHEIGHSEVGHIKATIKELVLANDIFGPGAGGTVFELKKLLTASFNQKNELEADYYGINLTNELGYDVCTAVAFWKEMASQENPYSQVEDFFRTHPFSNLRSECLSNHIRTNFGKNCGVVSAADSHPEIVKR is encoded by the coding sequence ATGTCTTGTTTAGCAGTATATAGCTGTAATGATGTTGATCGTTACCTTGGGAAAAATGAACCGCCAAAAGAAATAACTTACTCCTATAGCTGTTTAGATAGTGCTATAGGCGGGCGGGCAATGAATAAGCGAATTACAAAGGCGAGTGATATATTACGCGATTTGGCGGTTCCGGATAAAGAAATAACAGATAGTGTGCAAACGGCTTATGGGAAGTTATTTCATGAGGATATGCTTCAACAGGGTGGATTTAAACTGGTAAATGATAAATCAATTAATCAAAAACTGAATACTGTCTTAAATAATTTGCTTGCAAAACGCCAAAAGCCTTCCTCTATAAAGTACATGATCTATGAGTTGGACGATACAACTATCAATGCGTTCACTTTTGGCGGCCGTATCTATATTACAAAAGCCATGTTACAAAAATGCCAGGGCAAAGACGCTTTGCTTTATGCAATTGTAGGTCATGAAATCGGGCATTCTGAAGTAGGACATATAAAAGCTACCATTAAGGAATTAGTGCTAGCCAATGATATATTTGGCCCAGGTGCTGGTGGGACAGTATTTGAGCTTAAGAAATTGCTTACCGCATCATTTAACCAGAAGAATGAACTGGAGGCTGATTATTACGGTATAAACCTCACTAACGAACTTGGATATGACGTGTGTACAGCAGTTGCTTTCTGGAAAGAGATGGCCAGCCAAGAAAATCCTTATAGCCAGGTGGAGGATTTCTTTCGTACGCATCCATTTTCTAATCTCCGCTCGGAATGTTTGAGTAATCATATACGCACCAATTTTGGCAAGAATTGTGGTGTGGTAAGTGCCGCAGATTCACATCCTGAGATCGTTAAACGATAA
- a CDS encoding phytanoyl-CoA dioxygenase family protein gives MKALETELAFDLASYSSPINNIFDQPKTAQEWEQYMLTKEQVAFFEENGFLSGIQILTGAQVDLLNEELEKLQTIGAEEKKLFYHYESNESEDPNKVLFHAIGAWRATPGFHDLIWSPAYRMAAYQLLGQSFRLFHDQLFCKPAKHGGVVAWHQDFSYWTFTKPMHHLTCWIGLDDANKENGCLYYVPGSHKWGLLPITGLTGDMDAVRNVLNEEQVAIFDNKVANELPKGYASFHHPLMMHGSYANYSERPRRAAVLNAMAHNTLGNTANYERIDALHNFPAMEHDRVLDSQFFPLLFDGDKELEAFKKPIPKVSSSRLYNVK, from the coding sequence ATGAAAGCATTAGAAACAGAACTAGCATTTGATCTGGCCAGTTATAGCAGTCCTATAAACAACATCTTCGATCAGCCTAAAACGGCACAGGAGTGGGAACAATATATGTTGACCAAAGAGCAAGTCGCTTTCTTTGAAGAGAACGGGTTTCTTTCAGGTATACAAATCCTGACTGGTGCACAGGTCGACTTGTTGAATGAAGAACTGGAAAAATTGCAGACGATAGGTGCGGAAGAAAAGAAGTTGTTTTATCATTATGAAAGTAACGAATCGGAAGACCCAAACAAGGTGCTTTTTCATGCCATAGGTGCATGGCGGGCCACGCCAGGATTTCATGATCTGATCTGGTCACCAGCTTATCGCATGGCAGCCTATCAGCTACTGGGGCAATCCTTCAGGCTTTTCCATGATCAGTTGTTTTGTAAACCGGCAAAGCATGGTGGGGTAGTGGCCTGGCACCAGGATTTTTCATACTGGACCTTTACCAAACCCATGCATCACCTAACCTGCTGGATCGGCTTGGACGATGCTAATAAGGAAAACGGTTGTCTTTATTATGTGCCTGGAAGCCATAAATGGGGACTACTGCCAATTACCGGCCTGACTGGGGACATGGATGCAGTCAGGAATGTATTAAATGAAGAGCAGGTTGCCATTTTCGACAACAAGGTGGCCAATGAATTACCAAAGGGATATGCCAGTTTCCATCACCCGCTAATGATGCACGGATCATATGCCAACTATTCGGAAAGACCCCGCAGGGCCGCTGTGTTGAATGCTATGGCTCACAATACGCTTGGCAATACCGCCAATTACGAACGAATCGATGCCTTGCACAACTTTCCAGCTATGGAACATGATAGAGTGCTTGATAGCCAGTTTTTCCCGCTTTTATTTGATGGCGATAAGGAATTGGAAGCCTTTAAAAAGCCAATTCCCAAGGTTTCTTCAAGCCGACTATATAATGTCAAATAA
- a CDS encoding sialate O-acetylesterase — protein MNKILMVALFTLMVGRLEAQLILPADSDNGRLVNLSNLAKDSETMIALVFGQSNAANRGQTPYTPHNASVFNYYEGKLYRAKDPLIGNTGGGGSVWTHLADMLIDSGRYKKVVLVPIAIGGSEIACWTSGDCAKKLDRTLAVLDSQHISLTHIFWHQGETDNLNNTTKAIYKEHLATIYKTVRKYQSADFYIALASYHPSAINKPLGVDSLIRNAQQEFISENKSVVKGPDTDQLIYAIYRYDSVHFSDFGLKAFAQLWMKAIKERKE, from the coding sequence ATGAACAAGATATTAATGGTTGCTTTGTTTACTTTGATGGTTGGCCGGTTAGAAGCCCAGCTGATTCTTCCTGCCGATTCGGATAACGGCCGGCTGGTAAACCTTTCTAACCTTGCTAAAGACAGCGAAACAATGATTGCTTTGGTCTTCGGCCAGTCGAACGCGGCTAACAGAGGACAGACACCATATACACCTCACAATGCTTCCGTGTTCAATTACTATGAAGGTAAATTGTACAGGGCAAAAGACCCACTGATTGGCAACACGGGGGGAGGCGGGAGTGTTTGGACACACCTGGCCGATATGCTGATTGACAGTGGCCGCTATAAAAAAGTGGTATTGGTTCCTATCGCTATTGGCGGATCAGAAATTGCCTGCTGGACCAGCGGCGATTGCGCTAAAAAGTTAGATAGAACACTTGCCGTGTTAGATAGCCAGCATATATCACTCACGCATATCTTTTGGCACCAAGGCGAAACGGATAACCTTAATAATACAACGAAAGCCATCTATAAAGAGCACCTGGCTACTATTTATAAAACAGTACGCAAATATCAATCGGCAGACTTTTATATAGCGCTGGCATCGTATCACCCCAGCGCCATTAATAAGCCTCTCGGTGTTGACAGCCTCATACGAAATGCGCAGCAGGAATTTATCAGCGAAAACAAAAGCGTAGTGAAAGGTCCTGATACCGATCAGCTGATCTATGCTATTTATCGATACGATAGTGTTCACTTTTCTGACTTTGGATTGAAGGCCTTTGCACAATTATGGATGAAGGCCATTAAGGAGCGCAAAGAATAA
- a CDS encoding XylR family transcriptional regulator produces MKTKLKIAVLVDVSRAYDRDILLGATNFNKLHNKFLFFFYSPKYLGKENQEMLVERIKAWNPDGILTREIEGVQSLLCLNIPLIIFPHTKLYRDHINVWGDNKEIGEMAARHFVAKGYKNFAFLGFKDFQWSLERQAGYTDVVTEVGGNVNTFNYDHSQLLWEHLSARLKKWLETLVKPCAIFTATDELNIHLLEAAKELGAKIPDDFSILGVDNDLMICEMTSPTLSSIDQNAQNAGFLAAESLCKWIESGERPSGDIIFTNGTIITRNSTNALAIDDDQVRIALHYIANAAPSEDISVEDVVKATTVSRRILEKRFQQVIKSSILEEIKKVRIERIKFLLEHSDLSVQQVAYELDFRNFENITRYFKQFTGLTPLEYRNKCKLT; encoded by the coding sequence ATGAAAACCAAGTTGAAAATTGCGGTACTGGTAGACGTTTCCAGGGCCTATGACAGGGATATTTTATTAGGGGCTACCAACTTCAATAAACTTCATAATAAGTTTCTTTTCTTTTTCTATTCTCCTAAATATTTAGGTAAAGAAAATCAGGAGATGCTCGTCGAGCGAATAAAGGCCTGGAACCCTGATGGTATTCTGACCAGAGAGATCGAAGGGGTTCAAAGCCTGCTATGCTTAAATATTCCACTCATCATTTTCCCGCATACCAAATTATATCGAGACCACATTAACGTATGGGGTGATAATAAAGAAATAGGCGAAATGGCTGCCCGTCATTTTGTTGCCAAAGGGTATAAAAATTTTGCTTTCCTTGGGTTTAAGGATTTTCAGTGGTCATTGGAACGGCAGGCTGGTTACACGGATGTTGTAACAGAGGTTGGTGGTAATGTGAACACGTTTAACTATGATCACTCACAGTTGCTGTGGGAACACCTGTCGGCAAGACTCAAAAAATGGCTGGAAACACTGGTGAAACCCTGTGCTATTTTCACGGCTACCGATGAATTGAATATCCACCTGTTAGAGGCTGCAAAAGAATTAGGAGCCAAGATACCGGATGATTTTTCCATTTTAGGCGTGGACAATGATCTCATGATTTGTGAAATGACGTCGCCCACACTTTCCAGTATTGACCAAAATGCCCAGAATGCCGGTTTTTTGGCTGCAGAGTCTTTATGCAAGTGGATCGAATCCGGCGAAAGGCCCTCTGGAGATATAATTTTTACGAACGGGACGATCATTACCCGCAATTCGACCAATGCCCTGGCCATTGATGACGACCAGGTACGTATAGCCTTACACTATATCGCCAATGCAGCACCTTCGGAAGACATTTCGGTGGAGGATGTAGTAAAAGCGACTACCGTATCACGCCGGATTCTTGAAAAGCGGTTCCAACAGGTAATCAAAAGTTCGATACTGGAAGAAATAAAAAAGGTTCGCATTGAGCGCATTAAATTCTTGCTGGAGCATTCTGATCTTTCCGTTCAACAAGTGGCTTATGAGCTTGACTTCCGGAACTTTGAAAACATTACCCGGTATTTCAAACAGTTTACAGGTTTGACGCCACTAGAGTACCGAAATAAATGCAAACTGACCTGA
- a CDS encoding ROK family protein, with protein MNIVSNDLALYFCLIIESNQPMQCNCSSLLDSCSGLLLESTPELLKSSNNKRYSKFKHPEKDLILGVDIGGSHISAAMACVACGRILEDTFSQKPVTAYASRDVIIGQWLDAFEFSLSKVPSSRINGVGISMPGPFDYSNGISLIQGVNKYDELYGVNVKEVLKTKLGFTEDLPIHFENDAFCFGLGESLTGVAASCHKVIAITLGTGLGAAFLAGGKIQKEGIGVPPEGFLYNTPFKDGIAEDYLSTAWLVSQFNAISTKRVREAKEIYERALSGNDSFAIDIFQSFGKNLGECLAPWVKSFGAECLIIGGNISKASAFFLQELQQVFKQHCPTLMIQIAKETELAAIAGAAGLVQPTRGNENATESTQLWRKTKQPLMPLEIKSITESKGEYNLYPFTSLGAQKIFSGFDSIAEWIISQKVVLIDGYVGVDWMTVRRELDDVFNKKELKVQWVDTAAFLQTEEEIDAIVAPFLGEQDSVWGRKTDLLLKDLYNLEHLHQVQPDAACDICIFFGIGAGLSSWDAPIVYIDLPKNELQHRMAAGSICNLGKTKPETAAAMYKRFYFVDWEILNRFRLQLLSRIALVADGQWQNEITWSNYSDVKNGLGHLAKNAIRVRPWLAPGAWGGQWLKNHIKELNKEEVNYAWSFELIVPENGLVFESDGYLLEVAFDWLMLQEADAVLGKDAARFGLEFPIRFDFLDTIDGGNLSIQCHPRLDYIRKQFGETITQDETYYIVDCQEGAKVYLGFQEDIDPEKFRSELERSLEEKVPVAIEKYVQVHPSHKHDLFLIPHGTVHSSGAGNLVLEISATPYIFTFKMYDWLRLDLNGKPRPINIDHAFRNLNFERKGELVKKELISHPAVLEKGSNWQVVHLPTHPDHFYDVHRLEFSETITVDTENGCHVLMLVEGTSIVVETEEVQQRYNFAETFVIPAAAGKYRLVNEGKEMAKVIKAFIK; from the coding sequence GTGAATATTGTATCCAACGACCTTGCTCTTTACTTCTGTCTAATCATTGAAAGCAATCAACCTATGCAATGCAACTGTTCATCCTTGTTAGATTCCTGTTCGGGCTTGCTGTTAGAGTCGACTCCAGAACTATTGAAATCATCTAACAATAAAAGATATAGCAAGTTTAAACATCCGGAGAAGGATTTAATATTGGGTGTGGATATTGGAGGCTCGCATATTTCGGCGGCAATGGCGTGTGTAGCCTGCGGAAGAATTCTGGAAGACACCTTCAGCCAAAAACCTGTGACTGCCTACGCAAGCCGTGACGTGATAATAGGGCAGTGGCTGGATGCGTTTGAGTTTTCTTTGTCCAAAGTACCATCATCACGTATAAATGGTGTAGGAATTTCAATGCCTGGACCTTTTGACTATAGTAATGGTATTTCACTGATCCAGGGAGTGAACAAATACGATGAATTGTATGGGGTGAACGTTAAAGAGGTGCTGAAAACAAAACTTGGTTTCACAGAAGACTTGCCTATTCACTTTGAAAATGATGCTTTTTGTTTTGGTTTGGGTGAAAGCTTAACAGGAGTGGCAGCTAGTTGTCATAAAGTAATTGCCATCACATTGGGGACTGGCTTAGGCGCAGCCTTCCTGGCTGGGGGCAAGATTCAAAAAGAAGGTATTGGTGTACCTCCTGAAGGATTCCTGTATAATACACCCTTTAAAGATGGCATTGCTGAAGATTATCTGTCTACTGCCTGGCTGGTCAGCCAGTTCAATGCAATCAGCACAAAACGAGTTCGTGAAGCCAAAGAAATCTATGAACGGGCCCTTAGTGGAAATGATAGCTTTGCTATTGATATCTTCCAATCCTTTGGTAAAAACCTAGGAGAATGCCTGGCTCCGTGGGTAAAATCCTTTGGAGCAGAATGCCTCATTATCGGAGGAAATATTAGTAAGGCATCCGCGTTCTTCTTGCAGGAACTACAACAGGTTTTTAAACAACATTGTCCAACACTTATGATACAAATCGCAAAAGAAACTGAATTGGCCGCCATTGCTGGTGCGGCGGGGTTAGTACAACCTACCAGAGGTAATGAAAATGCAACGGAGTCAACTCAGTTATGGCGTAAGACAAAGCAGCCGTTGATGCCATTGGAAATAAAGAGCATTACGGAAAGTAAAGGTGAGTACAATTTGTATCCCTTCACTTCACTGGGCGCTCAAAAGATTTTTTCCGGCTTTGACTCTATTGCTGAGTGGATCATCTCGCAGAAAGTAGTATTGATCGATGGATATGTAGGAGTAGATTGGATGACGGTGCGCAGGGAACTTGATGATGTTTTTAATAAAAAAGAACTAAAGGTTCAATGGGTAGACACAGCCGCATTTCTTCAGACAGAAGAAGAGATCGACGCCATTGTAGCCCCTTTCTTGGGTGAACAGGATTCTGTGTGGGGACGGAAAACAGACCTTTTGCTGAAAGATTTGTATAATCTGGAGCACTTGCATCAGGTGCAGCCCGATGCAGCTTGCGACATCTGCATATTCTTTGGAATTGGTGCAGGTCTTAGTAGTTGGGACGCTCCCATTGTCTACATCGACCTTCCCAAAAATGAATTACAGCACCGAATGGCGGCGGGCAGCATCTGCAACTTAGGCAAAACGAAGCCTGAAACAGCGGCGGCAATGTATAAACGATTTTATTTTGTTGATTGGGAAATACTCAATCGCTTCAGGCTTCAACTCCTGTCACGGATAGCGTTGGTAGCTGATGGCCAGTGGCAGAACGAAATCACATGGTCAAATTATTCAGATGTAAAAAACGGGCTTGGACATTTGGCCAAAAATGCCATTCGGGTACGGCCATGGCTTGCACCTGGCGCTTGGGGCGGGCAATGGTTAAAGAATCATATTAAGGAGCTGAATAAGGAAGAAGTAAATTATGCATGGTCCTTTGAACTTATAGTGCCGGAGAACGGCTTGGTGTTTGAAAGCGATGGTTATTTACTTGAAGTGGCCTTTGACTGGCTTATGCTCCAGGAGGCCGATGCTGTGCTTGGAAAAGATGCTGCCCGCTTCGGACTGGAGTTTCCAATACGTTTTGATTTTCTGGATACTATCGACGGCGGAAATCTTTCCATTCAATGTCATCCCCGCCTGGATTATATCCGCAAACAATTTGGCGAGACCATCACCCAGGATGAGACCTATTATATTGTAGATTGTCAGGAAGGGGCTAAAGTGTATTTGGGTTTCCAGGAGGATATTGATCCTGAAAAATTTAGGTCCGAACTGGAAAGGAGCCTGGAAGAAAAAGTTCCGGTTGCCATTGAAAAATACGTACAGGTTCACCCTTCACACAAGCACGATTTGTTTTTAATTCCCCATGGCACCGTGCACAGTTCTGGTGCCGGAAACCTGGTGCTGGAGATCTCCGCCACTCCCTACATTTTTACCTTCAAGATGTATGATTGGCTACGGCTGGATCTGAACGGAAAGCCTCGCCCCATTAATATTGATCATGCTTTCCGGAACCTGAATTTTGAAAGGAAAGGGGAGCTGGTAAAAAAAGAGTTGATTTCGCATCCTGCGGTTCTGGAAAAAGGAAGTAACTGGCAGGTGGTGCATTTGCCCACACATCCGGATCATTTCTACGACGTTCATCGCCTGGAGTTTTCTGAAACTATTACTGTGGATACAGAGAATGGTTGTCATGTTCTCATGTTAGTTGAAGGGACATCTATTGTGGTAGAAACCGAAGAAGTACAGCAGCGATACAACTTTGCGGAAACCTTCGTAATTCCTGCGGCTGCTGGTAAGTATCGCTTGGTAAATGAAGGAAAAGAAATGGCTAAAGTGATTAAGGCCTTTATTAAATAA
- a CDS encoding sugar porter family MFS transporter has product METTTIMTKQSGRLNTGRSDGKNPGKTNARFIMLVSGVAAFGGLLFGFDTAIISGAIPYISAYFSLSEYMLGWAVGSILIGCAVGAMLAGGLADRYGRRLMLIVCAVLFAASGIGAGLSDNLSLFIAFRLIGGLGVGAAAMVSPMYIAEIAPARWRGRLVACYQLAIVIGILVAYFSNYIFDGLGANNWRWMFASQAAPSLLFFLLLLIVPETPRWLIMKGKKAKAVTILEKISETESIEEEVAEIESSFHAKHSISIKQLFSKTYRPVLFIGIIVAVFQQVTGINSIIYYAPVIFKETGIDSASSLMQTIGIGVVNILSTCVAIGLVDKVGRKKLLLTGCLLMGISLVAVGLCFSYRYFDHYVVLIFMLLYVASFGATLGAVVWVYLSEIFPNLVRSLALSIATLALWLADFAVTLTFPVMTKHLGTSYTMFCYALLCAVAFVYMWFKVKETKGRSLEEMETLFLHKN; this is encoded by the coding sequence ATGGAAACAACTACAATAATGACAAAGCAATCTGGTCGCTTGAATACAGGCAGGTCAGATGGAAAAAATCCAGGTAAGACCAATGCAAGGTTCATAATGCTGGTAAGCGGCGTGGCTGCTTTCGGTGGCCTGCTTTTTGGTTTTGACACTGCCATTATATCTGGTGCAATCCCCTATATCAGTGCTTATTTTTCCCTCAGTGAATATATGCTTGGCTGGGCGGTCGGCTCCATTTTGATCGGATGTGCAGTAGGCGCTATGCTCGCAGGAGGGCTTGCTGATCGATACGGACGGCGCTTGATGCTGATTGTGTGTGCTGTTTTGTTTGCGGCTTCCGGTATTGGTGCTGGTTTGTCGGATAACTTAAGCCTGTTCATTGCGTTTCGTTTAATTGGAGGTTTGGGGGTAGGAGCTGCTGCCATGGTATCACCGATGTATATTGCTGAAATAGCGCCTGCCAGGTGGAGAGGGAGGCTTGTTGCCTGTTACCAGTTGGCGATTGTGATTGGGATCCTCGTTGCCTATTTTTCCAATTATATTTTCGATGGATTGGGTGCAAATAACTGGAGATGGATGTTTGCCTCACAGGCAGCGCCGTCATTGTTGTTTTTCCTGTTGTTGCTGATTGTACCGGAAACACCCCGGTGGCTCATCATGAAAGGGAAGAAGGCTAAGGCTGTAACCATTCTTGAAAAAATATCAGAGACAGAGTCGATTGAGGAAGAAGTGGCAGAAATAGAAAGCAGCTTTCACGCAAAGCACAGCATCTCAATCAAGCAGCTATTCAGTAAAACCTATAGACCTGTATTATTCATAGGCATCATAGTCGCCGTGTTTCAACAGGTTACCGGTATCAACTCCATTATCTATTATGCGCCTGTAATCTTTAAAGAGACCGGAATTGATAGCGCTTCTTCCCTAATGCAAACCATTGGTATTGGCGTTGTCAATATTCTTTCTACCTGTGTGGCAATTGGGCTGGTTGATAAGGTAGGAAGAAAAAAACTTTTATTAACCGGTTGCCTCCTTATGGGCATTTCACTTGTGGCGGTTGGACTTTGTTTCTCCTATAGGTATTTCGATCATTACGTTGTACTAATCTTTATGCTCCTTTATGTGGCTTCATTTGGTGCTACCCTGGGCGCAGTAGTTTGGGTCTATTTATCGGAGATCTTTCCTAACCTCGTTCGTAGTCTGGCTCTGTCAATAGCAACACTTGCCTTGTGGCTGGCTGATTTTGCAGTAACCCTCACTTTTCCTGTGATGACCAAACACCTCGGTACTTCTTATACCATGTTTTGTTATGCCCTTTTATGTGCAGTTGCATTTGTTTATATGTGGTTTAAGGTGAAAGAAACCAAAGGCCGTTCGTTGGAAGAAATGGAAACCCTCTTCCTTCATAAAAACTAG
- a CDS encoding GH92 family glycosyl hydrolase, with protein sequence MRGILVLLFFSLWANGQQPADLANPLVNVTKPRFDFFAAAALPYGMVALSPDTHHGDLWNAGYRYNDEFILNFSHIHNAQTAGIPVMPVTGICKALQGLEASRSKLNHQGEIAKPGYHKIILQDYGITAELTASQRAGFHRYTFPAAKEAHVIIDLTAALGPVKMVKGYARKISATEIEGYSVNAPTFRRKKNCTVYFFARFSKPFDTINFWKSSDTDSSAKTLTNVELTDDRQAGVYASYYNLQKGEQVMLQVGISFVSMENARMNLDKEMPDWNFEQAVAKGKKEWNNYLGRIEVNGGTRKQQVKFYTDLMHTAIGRRMTEDVNGAYTDNTGSSPVVRYIPLTSKGVPSYHFLDADGLWGSHWNLNILWSMVYPEYGNDLANTFLAYYQNSGTMGRTSWGGQECWVMVGDQTVPLLTALLQTNRATFDKELAFKGAYKNAFPGGTRDRAGYEAGPIGKGGGIDWYLKYGYVPIEIRDRGDGYNRGGAAMTLEYAYQDWCIANMASTLNKKNYSPEFMQRAGYWKNIFDSSLGYVRPKDTLGHWLTPFEPIGSKAGVNHATPGFIESNAAIYSYYVPQDVKGLIRVMGGDNAFVKRLNTDFESAIPSGFAAEHGLHFAARVDYDNQPGCHLAHLFSYAGTPWLTQYWVRQVKEATFSDTTVSAGYRGDEDQGQMGALSTLMAIGLFDVQGLADVNPTLEITSPIFDKIVFHLPGGKTFIIQTNYPKGKDNTYIQSVHLNGKSWNSFELPFKTFTNGGSMTINLGPTPNKKWGTMLEELSLLASNKKVE encoded by the coding sequence ATGAGAGGCATCTTAGTGCTATTATTTTTTTCGCTTTGGGCCAATGGCCAACAGCCAGCTGACCTGGCCAACCCATTGGTGAATGTAACTAAACCACGTTTTGATTTTTTTGCAGCAGCAGCATTACCCTACGGTATGGTGGCATTAAGTCCTGATACCCATCATGGTGATTTGTGGAATGCAGGCTATCGCTACAACGACGAATTTATTCTCAACTTCAGCCATATTCACAATGCACAAACGGCGGGCATTCCGGTAATGCCTGTAACTGGTATTTGCAAGGCATTACAGGGCTTGGAAGCATCCCGATCCAAACTGAACCACCAGGGAGAAATAGCAAAGCCCGGATATCACAAAATAATACTTCAGGATTATGGCATAACTGCTGAGCTAACCGCCTCGCAGCGCGCAGGGTTTCATCGTTATACTTTTCCTGCTGCTAAGGAAGCGCATGTCATTATTGATCTGACTGCTGCTCTCGGACCTGTAAAGATGGTGAAGGGATATGCCAGGAAAATAAGCGCAACTGAAATAGAAGGATACTCGGTAAATGCGCCCACTTTCAGAAGAAAGAAGAACTGCACCGTTTATTTTTTCGCTCGGTTCAGCAAACCATTTGATACGATCAATTTTTGGAAATCGTCTGATACTGACTCCTCGGCTAAGACACTCACAAATGTAGAATTGACCGATGATAGACAAGCTGGAGTGTATGCCAGTTATTATAATCTACAGAAAGGCGAGCAGGTAATGCTACAGGTCGGGATATCTTTTGTAAGTATGGAAAATGCCAGGATGAATCTTGACAAAGAAATGCCTGACTGGAATTTTGAGCAAGCCGTTGCAAAAGGTAAGAAGGAATGGAATAATTACTTGGGCAGGATAGAGGTGAATGGTGGGACAAGAAAACAGCAGGTAAAATTTTACACTGATTTGATGCACACTGCCATTGGGCGTAGGATGACAGAAGATGTAAATGGTGCTTATACAGACAATACGGGTTCATCCCCTGTTGTGCGATACATACCGCTCACATCTAAGGGTGTTCCTTCGTATCATTTCCTGGATGCAGATGGTTTATGGGGAAGCCATTGGAACCTTAATATTTTATGGTCGATGGTTTATCCTGAATATGGCAATGACCTGGCAAACACTTTTCTTGCCTACTACCAGAATAGCGGCACTATGGGCAGAACATCCTGGGGCGGACAGGAATGTTGGGTGATGGTGGGCGATCAGACTGTTCCTTTATTGACTGCCTTGCTCCAGACCAATCGTGCGACGTTTGATAAGGAACTTGCTTTTAAAGGGGCGTATAAAAATGCATTCCCTGGAGGAACCAGGGACAGGGCAGGTTATGAAGCGGGCCCAATAGGCAAGGGGGGCGGTATTGATTGGTATCTTAAATATGGCTATGTGCCCATTGAAATCAGGGATAGAGGTGATGGGTATAACCGGGGCGGTGCTGCCATGACGCTGGAATATGCTTACCAGGATTGGTGCATAGCCAATATGGCATCCACATTAAATAAAAAGAACTATTCCCCAGAGTTTATGCAAAGGGCGGGATATTGGAAAAATATTTTTGATTCATCACTTGGTTATGTAAGACCCAAGGATACCCTAGGCCACTGGCTCACGCCCTTCGAACCTATAGGCTCAAAAGCTGGCGTTAATCACGCCACGCCGGGTTTCATTGAATCGAATGCAGCGATCTACAGTTATTATGTTCCCCAGGATGTAAAAGGATTAATAAGGGTCATGGGGGGAGATAATGCTTTTGTAAAAAGATTGAATACCGATTTTGAAAGTGCAATTCCAAGTGGCTTTGCAGCGGAGCATGGCCTGCACTTTGCAGCCCGTGTCGATTACGATAACCAACCCGGTTGCCATTTGGCCCACCTGTTTAGCTATGCCGGTACGCCATGGCTCACACAGTATTGGGTTCGCCAGGTAAAAGAAGCCACTTTCAGTGATACCACTGTTTCAGCCGGTTATCGCGGCGATGAAGACCAGGGGCAGATGGGAGCATTGAGCACATTGATGGCTATTGGTTTGTTTGATGTACAGGGTCTCGCTGATGTAAATCCTACGCTGGAAATTACTTCTCCCATATTTGATAAAATTGTTTTTCATCTACCCGGTGGCAAAACTTTTATCATTCAAACAAATTATCCAAAAGGAAAGGATAACACCTACATACAATCAGTTCATTTAAACGGAAAGTCATGGAACAGTTTTGAACTGCCTTTTAAAACTTTTACCAATGGTGGCTCTATGACCATCAATCTTGGACCTACACCGAATAAAAAATGGGGGACAATGTTGGAGGAATTAAGCTTGTTAGCAAGTAATAAAAAAGTTGAATAG